In the genome of Roseiconus lacunae, the window ATCAATAGCCCCGCCTTTCGCGAACAGCTTGGCGAGACCCTCCGCGATGCCGGACTGAATCAGCGACTGCAGGACCTAGCCGATGCGGGTACAAGCTTGGAGGCACGAAAACGCACCGACGTGCGCGAAGCGTTGCTTGACAATGAGAGTCGGCAGAAGCTGGATGAGTATCTGCAAAGCCGACTTGTCGATTACATGCCCAGCGAAGATCACCCGCACCGTCCTAAGTTGGCAACCATCTTTGTCACCGACCAACGTGGGACGATCTTTTCAATCGCGTATGTCGACCCCGTCGCCAGGGCACAAAGCAGTGCGGGCCGGAACTATGCCTACCGAACCTATTTTCACGGTCAAGAAAACGACCTGCCGAAGACAACACCGATCGCCGATGTAACTCCGCTACGACAGATGCAGATGTCGGCGGCTTTTCAGTCGACGGCAACATTTCTTTGGAAAATTGCGATCAGCGCGCCAGTCAAACTGTCCGACGATCCCGATGCCCCTCCCGACGCGGTGTTTGTCGCCACGATTAACTTGGGTGACATTGAAATCCTGCAGGGAGATGAACAGAAAAACCATGTCGCTGTGCTGGTCGATGCTCGCGAAGGCCCCACCCGCGGGACATTACTTCAACATCCCTACCTGGATGAAAGGCAACGCGAAGGCAAGCTAGACATCGGCGAAGTCTACCGAGTCGACGTCGATACGATGGACGCGCTATTAACTGGCAAGGACGTCGACTATGCCGACCCGGTTGCCGCCGCCGAGGAAGCCGACATTTATTCGGGCGGTTGGATCGCCGCGATGGAACCGGTCACGGTTCCAAGGCTATCGGTGCGTCCAGGCGGAACGACGGTGGAGCGTCCCCTGCTGCCAAGCCGCGGCGAGCAAAGCGACTTGCTGGTACTGGTCCAGTACCGACTGAACAAAGTCTTTGCACCTGTGGGACAAATGACACAAAGCCTTATTCGCACCGGCAGTGTCGGCTTGGTGGCGCTCGCCGTCGTCAGTGCGATGCTGTGGTTCTTCGTTCGCCGCGTGCGTGATGACCGCGTGGTCCGTCGCATTCGCAAAGCCACTGTGGATCTCGCGCCGATGCAAGACGCACCGTCCGACCGGGCGGCATCGAATCGAGTCACCCCGGGCAATTCGCGGGGCAACGGACCATCGCGACAAAATCAATCGTCCAAGGATACGTCCAA includes:
- a CDS encoding serine/threonine-protein kinase, which encodes MTEGDLTEFQTEGGRSTSKKLSMQATAPPSDVPGYRLERFLGSGAFGQVWVGRDLNTGRPVAVKFFLHRGGVNWSLLSHEVKNLVQLSADRHIVQVLEVGWDNDPPYYVMELVPGGSLEDELTDRGALPVGEAVMLFRKICIGLNHSHNKGVLHCDLKPANILLGDDHEPRLADFGQSRLTHDQTPSLGTLFYMAPEQADLGSSPSSSWDVYAVGAIMYRMLTGGPPYRDDSIVEQLDTAGSLPKRLERYRESIRNATPPVRHIQRGGVDRELARIVSRCLAPEPDSRFGNVQEILDHLDRRDESRAKRPLMLLGILGPLLLLIVTSISGLQTINTAKEETMVALKAEARESNLLAARFAARTLESELERYFRLCQEEINSPAFREQLGETLRDAGLNQRLQDLADAGTSLEARKRTDVREALLDNESRQKLDEYLQSRLVDYMPSEDHPHRPKLATIFVTDQRGTIFSIAYVDPVARAQSSAGRNYAYRTYFHGQENDLPKTTPIADVTPLRQMQMSAAFQSTATFLWKIAISAPVKLSDDPDAPPDAVFVATINLGDIEILQGDEQKNHVAVLVDAREGPTRGTLLQHPYLDERQREGKLDIGEVYRVDVDTMDALLTGKDVDYADPVAAAEEADIYSGGWIAAMEPVTVPRLSVRPGGTTVERPLLPSRGEQSDLLVLVQYRLNKVFAPVGQMTQSLIRTGSVGLVALAVVSAMLWFFVRRVRDDRVVRRIRKATVDLAPMQDAPSDRAASNRVTPGNSRGNGPSRQNQSSKDTSKPIPPLDPTETIEVPPKPE